A single genomic interval of Carassius carassius chromosome 24, fCarCar2.1, whole genome shotgun sequence harbors:
- the LOC132103209 gene encoding four and a half LIM domains protein 3-like produces the protein MSERFDCDNCKESLYGRKYIQAEDNPYCIPCYDSLFANTCDECKELIGHDSRELFYEDRHYHEHCFRCFRCDRSLADEPFTSQDDALLCNDCYCNEFSSKCVACDKTVMPGSRKLEYAGSTWHEGCFICNSCQQPIGSKSFIPDKDDHYCVTCYENKFAPRCTRCKQALAKGGVTYRDEPWHKECFVCTSCKVQLAGQHFTSRDDSPYCLKCFGNLYAKKCEACKKPITGFGGGKYISFEERQWHQPCFSCSRCSVSLVGAGFFPDQDEILCRNCNGSL, from the exons ATGAGCGAGCGCTTTGACTGTGACAACTGCAAAGAGTCCTTATACGGCAGGAAGTACATCCAGGCGGAGGACAACCCTTACTGCATCCCTTGCTACGACAGCCTGTTCGCCAACACCTGTGATGAGTGCAAAGAGCTGATTGGCCATGATTCAAGA GAGCTATTTTACGAGGACCGTCACTACCACGAGCACTGCTTCCGCTGTTTCCGCTGTGACCGTTCGCTGGCAGACGAGCCCTTCACCAGCCAGGATGATGCTCTTCTGTGCAATGACTGTTACTGCAATGAGTTCTCCTCCAAATGTGTGGCCTGCGATAAAACTGTCATGCCTG gaTCCAGGAAGCTTGAGTATGCCGGCTCCACATGGCATGAGGGATGTTTCATTTGCAACAGCTGTCAACAACCAATAGGCTCCAAGTCATTTATCCCAGATAAAGATGACCACTATTGTGTAACCTGCTATGAGAACAAGTTCGCACCGCGCTGTACTCGATGTAAACAG GCCTTGGCTAAAGGTGGTGTGACCTATAGGGATGAACCATGGCACAAGGAGTGCTTTGTGTGCACAAGCTGTAAAGTCCAACTAGCTGGCCAGCACTTCACCTCCCGTGATGACAGCCCATACTGCCTCAAATGTTTTGGGAATCTGTATGCTAAGAAGTGTGAAGCCTGCAAAAAACCTATTACAG gTTTTGGTGGAGGAAAGTACATTTCGTTTGAGGAACGGCAATGGCACCAGCCTTGCTTCTCCTGCTCTCGATGCTCCGTGTCGCTGGTGGGTGCTGGCTTCTTCCCTGACCAAGATGAGATACTCTGTCGCAACTGCAATGGCAGCTTATAG